The Streptomyces sp. NBC_00483 genome contains the following window.
TGCGCGAGCGTGCCGACGACCGTACGTACCGCGTCGGCAGCGGTGGCTTCTGGCAGGTGCACCCGAAGGCGGCGGACACGCTGATGCGCGCCGTCATGCAGGGCCTGCTGCCGCGCAAGGGCGACATGGCGCTCGACCTGTACTGCGGCGTCGGCCTGTTCGCGGGCGCGCTCGCGGACCGGATCGGCGACAAGGGCGCGGTCCTCGGCATCGAGTCCGGCAAGCGTGCCGTCGAGGACGCCCGGCACAACCTGGAGGCCTTCGACCGGGTCCGCATCGAGCAGGGCAAGGTCGAGGCGGTCCTGCCGCGCACCGGCATCTCCGAGGTCGACCTCATCGTCCTGGACCCGCCGCGCGCGGGCGCCGGCAAGAAGACGGTCACCCACCTCACGACGCTCGGCGCCCGCCGCATCGCCTACGTGGCCTGCGACCCGGCCGCCCTCGCGCGCGACCTCGGGTACTTCCAGGAGGGCGGGTACCGGGTGCGGACGCTGCGGGCGTTCGACCTGTTCCCGATGACGCATCACGTCGAGTGCCTGGCGATTCTTGAGCCCGCCGAGAAGGGCCGGTCGTAGGCGGATTCGGGCGTCACGTCTTGTGCAGGGTGGCCGAAGGTGATTCGCCGTAGCGTTGGCGGTAGGTGGCGGCGAACCTGCTGCGGTGGGTGAAGCCCCAGCGGTAGGCGACATCGGTGACGGTCACCTGGCCCGGTTCCTTCGAGCGCAGCTCTGCATGGGCGCGGGCCAGCCGAATCCGGCGGAGGTAGTCCGTGGGCGGCATTCCGACGTACTGGCGGAACCCCTGTTGCAGTTGTCGGATGCCCACCCCGGAGATCTCCGCGAGGCCCGTCACGGTGAACGGATGCTCCGGGCGCGCCTCCATGGCGTCGATGGCGCGCTTGACCGGGGTCGGACGGCAGGGGGTGACCGGCCGGGCCAGTTGTTCGCGGTAGGGGTGATCGGCGGCCAGCAGCAGTCCGATCACCAGCGCCTCGTGCAGTCGGTCGGCCAGCAGCTCGTGATGGGTGAGCCCCCGCGACGTCTGGGCGTCTTCCGCCGCCGTCCGGACCAGCTGGGCCCAGCTGCGCCCGAGGCCGTGCGAAATGTTCATGGCGGGTTTCAGCCGAAGCGGCAACTGGATCGGGGCGTCGAGCAGACGCTCCAACTGGAGCTCCAGCTCGGGGCGTTCGATCTTGACCGCGAGAAGTCGGCAGTCTCCGCTCCACCGGTCCAGCACCGTGTTGTGGCCGGGCTGAAAGACCGCGGCTTCCTGCACGGTGGCCAGGAGGGGATCGAGGCGTCCCTGGTGCCACGCCATGGACCCGGACAGCGGCACGTCGACGTGGTAGGCCGCCAGTTCGCCGAAGCGCATGCACAGATCCGCACCGAACTGCAGGGTGCCGAGCGTCATACCGCGGAGCCTGCCTATCGCGAAGTGCCCGGTGAGAGTGGCTGATGGCTGGAGCAGGTCGATGACGTTGGGGTAGAAGTTGTGACGGATGACCTGGCGGGCCTCGTCCAGGTCGGACGTGCGGAGCTGGACGGGTCGGGCGAAATCGGCTCGTAGGGCCGAAACCCGATGCACGTTCCCGCCGTACTCAGGCACAGAATCGTTCGGCATTTGTGGAATTCTGCCGTCCCATTGATCAAGCCCCTCGCCGAGCTCGTAC
Protein-coding sequences here:
- a CDS encoding AraC family transcriptional regulator encodes the protein MPNDSVPEYGGNVHRVSALRADFARPVQLRTSDLDEARQVIRHNFYPNVIDLLQPSATLTGHFAIGRLRGMTLGTLQFGADLCMRFGELAAYHVDVPLSGSMAWHQGRLDPLLATVQEAAVFQPGHNTVLDRWSGDCRLLAVKIERPELELQLERLLDAPIQLPLRLKPAMNISHGLGRSWAQLVRTAAEDAQTSRGLTHHELLADRLHEALVIGLLLAADHPYREQLARPVTPCRPTPVKRAIDAMEARPEHPFTVTGLAEISGVGIRQLQQGFRQYVGMPPTDYLRRIRLARAHAELRSKEPGQVTVTDVAYRWGFTHRSRFAATYRQRYGESPSATLHKT